The following proteins come from a genomic window of Rhizobium sp. 007:
- a CDS encoding PhnA-like protein encodes MTEPVSSVAHIHTRDDNPYLTAAFNKVSWGAVFAGVAVALVVQLLLNLLGAGLGAAVIDPASSDNPSATTLSVSTAIWFVVSGLIASFAGGYIASRLSGRPLRSTGSLHGVTSWAVTTLVVVYLLTTSVGALVGGVFSGLGGIVSSAGSTVATAATTAAPALATATDPMAGVEQSIRDASGGNDPAALRDAAVASVRAVLTGDQTKAEEARNRAADAIARAQNIPVDQAKQQVAQYEEQYKDAVAQAKQQATEAAETAATAFSAGAILAFIALAVGAIAAWIGGAVGTTHVVRDEDVYVTR; translated from the coding sequence ATGACCGAACCCGTTTCATCCGTGGCGCACATTCATACGCGCGACGATAACCCCTACCTCACCGCAGCCTTCAACAAGGTCTCCTGGGGCGCCGTGTTCGCCGGCGTCGCAGTGGCACTTGTGGTCCAGCTCTTGCTCAACCTCCTGGGTGCCGGCCTCGGCGCCGCCGTCATCGATCCCGCTTCGAGTGATAATCCGAGTGCGACAACGCTCTCGGTCAGCACGGCAATCTGGTTCGTCGTCAGCGGCCTCATCGCATCCTTTGCCGGCGGCTACATTGCCAGCCGGTTGTCCGGACGCCCCCTTCGTTCAACGGGATCTCTTCATGGCGTCACGTCGTGGGCTGTCACCACGCTGGTTGTCGTCTATCTTCTGACCACATCCGTCGGCGCGCTCGTCGGTGGCGTCTTCTCTGGTTTGGGCGGCATCGTCTCCAGCGCCGGATCCACGGTGGCCACAGCCGCCACGACTGCAGCTCCGGCACTTGCGACGGCCACCGATCCAATGGCCGGCGTCGAGCAGAGCATCCGCGACGCAAGTGGCGGCAACGATCCAGCAGCGCTGCGCGATGCCGCAGTCGCCTCCGTGCGCGCAGTTCTGACAGGCGACCAAACCAAGGCAGAAGAGGCACGCAATCGCGCTGCCGACGCCATCGCCCGAGCTCAGAACATTCCTGTCGATCAGGCCAAGCAGCAGGTGGCCCAGTACGAGGAGCAGTACAAGGACGCCGTTGCCCAGGCGAAGCAGCAGGCGACCGAGGCCGCCGAAACCGCAGCGACAGCGTTCTCGGCGGGAGCGATCCTGGCATTCATCGCTCTAGCCGTAGGTGCTATCGCGGCTTGGATCGGCGGCGCCGTCGGCACGACACACGTCGTGCGGGACGAAGACGTCTACGTGACGCGCTGA
- a CDS encoding PadR family transcriptional regulator, which yields MPRTTNNDDSQAASSPRRMLDGDELGFLFLLLLDDGDARHGYDLIREIKTRSGGNYAPSSGIVYPRLALMSDLGQIESRQAQEKRRAYSLTQTGRSFLHEHLDEAQGVLARIEALRFRGSSVAAGPVGRAMQNLKTALGQRLAGTSDKELLLSVAEIIDEAVHKIERL from the coding sequence ATGCCGAGAACGACAAATAACGACGACTCCCAAGCCGCGAGCAGTCCTCGAAGGATGCTCGATGGCGATGAGCTGGGATTCCTTTTTCTGCTGCTTCTCGACGATGGCGACGCGCGGCACGGCTATGATCTCATCCGAGAAATCAAAACACGGTCTGGGGGCAACTACGCGCCAAGCTCCGGCATCGTCTACCCGCGCCTGGCGCTGATGTCAGACCTTGGCCAGATTGAATCGAGGCAAGCCCAGGAAAAAAGGCGTGCCTATTCGTTGACCCAGACAGGGCGCAGTTTCCTTCATGAGCATCTTGACGAAGCCCAGGGTGTCCTTGCTCGCATCGAGGCGCTGCGCTTCCGAGGCAGCTCCGTCGCCGCAGGACCTGTCGGACGCGCAATGCAGAATCTCAAGACAGCACTCGGCCAGAGGCTAGCGGGGACATCGGATAAGGAATTGCTTCTCAGCGTTGCGGAGATCATTGACGAGGCGGTGCACAAAATTGAAAGGCTGTGA
- a CDS encoding DUF3861 family protein, producing the protein MSNKYRVILQHIADSGEGSRQGRTLQFGIVSHDDIIDIADIVRTKAIVPDDEASVLAVGMKLLGQVVLKHRKELAFADFWPHFRKLSEKRKALSLIKDGFGECLRRDR; encoded by the coding sequence ATGTCGAACAAATACCGTGTAATACTTCAGCACATTGCAGACAGTGGCGAAGGATCGAGACAAGGCCGTACATTGCAGTTCGGCATTGTGAGTCATGACGATATCATCGACATCGCAGACATTGTCAGAACAAAGGCCATCGTTCCTGACGACGAAGCAAGCGTTCTTGCGGTGGGGATGAAGCTTCTTGGACAGGTTGTTTTGAAACATCGCAAGGAATTGGCCTTCGCGGATTTCTGGCCCCATTTTCGAAAGCTTTCTGAGAAGCGTAAAGCGCTCAGTTTAATAAAGGACGGCTTCGGCGAGTGCTTGCGGCGTGACCGATAG
- a CDS encoding NAD(P)H-dependent oxidoreductase, whose protein sequence is MKKIAVLVGSLRRDSINRRLAKALARLAEDRLEFDFIELSEVPMYNEDLWDDIPTSITRMKRQIEQADGVLFVSQEYNRSFTAVLKNSIDWGTRPYGQNSFAGMPGAVVGTSPGAIGTAVGQSQLKSVLNAAHVIVMGQPEIYLTWKAELFDEDGSITNESTRSFLQNWVRDFEGWIERTSHKK, encoded by the coding sequence ATGAAAAAAATCGCCGTGCTGGTCGGATCACTCCGGCGTGACTCGATCAACAGAAGACTTGCCAAGGCACTCGCGCGCCTTGCCGAAGATCGGCTCGAATTCGATTTCATCGAGCTCAGTGAGGTTCCGATGTACAACGAGGATCTCTGGGACGATATCCCTACCTCGATTACGAGGATGAAACGACAGATCGAGCAGGCCGACGGCGTACTTTTCGTTTCACAAGAGTACAACCGGTCCTTCACAGCCGTTTTGAAGAACTCCATCGACTGGGGAACGCGGCCCTATGGCCAAAACTCCTTTGCCGGAATGCCAGGTGCCGTCGTGGGGACCTCTCCTGGCGCCATTGGAACTGCAGTCGGGCAAAGTCAGCTGAAGAGTGTACTGAACGCGGCGCACGTGATTGTGATGGGTCAGCCAGAGATCTATCTGACTTGGAAGGCCGAGCTGTTCGACGAGGACGGCAGCATCACTAACGAGAGCACCAGATCCTTCTTGCAGAACTGGGTCAGGGATTTCGAAGGATGGATCGAGCGAACTTCCCACAAGAAGTGA
- a CDS encoding LysR family transcriptional regulator — MSVDLGDLSAFVAVARAKGFRDAARASGASASGLSEAVRRLEAQLGVRLLNRTTRSVVLTEAGHGLLERLGPALSEVESALDVVNGFRDRPAGSLRLNVPVSAARLVLPSIVPPFLAAYPGIRLEVIAEESFVDVLAAGCDAGIRYEERLEQDMIAVPIGPRVQRFATAASPAYLDRHGRPDHPRDLLNHACIRGRFPSGAMMTPWEFEREGEVVRVDPEGPLTVGIGGAVDLAVDAAIAGVGIVGLFEDWLRPFFNSGALEPVLEPWWQAFSGPFLYYPGRRLVPAPLRAFIDFIKASADQR, encoded by the coding sequence GTGAGTGTCGATCTAGGTGATCTCAGTGCTTTCGTGGCGGTGGCGCGCGCCAAGGGCTTTCGCGACGCAGCGCGCGCAAGCGGCGCAAGCGCGTCGGGCTTGAGCGAGGCGGTGCGCCGCCTTGAGGCGCAGCTCGGCGTCAGGCTGCTCAACCGTACGACACGCAGCGTCGTCTTGACCGAAGCTGGTCACGGCCTGCTGGAGCGGCTCGGCCCGGCGTTGAGCGAGGTGGAGTCGGCCCTCGACGTGGTGAACGGCTTTCGCGATCGGCCGGCGGGTTCGTTGCGCCTGAACGTGCCGGTCAGCGCGGCGCGGCTGGTGCTACCCAGCATCGTTCCGCCATTCCTCGCAGCCTATCCTGGCATCCGCCTGGAGGTGATCGCCGAGGAGAGCTTCGTCGACGTATTGGCGGCCGGATGCGATGCCGGTATTCGCTACGAGGAGCGGCTGGAGCAGGATATGATCGCGGTGCCGATCGGGCCTCGTGTCCAGCGGTTCGCCACCGCTGCTTCTCCGGCTTACCTTGATCGCCATGGGCGGCCCGATCATCCTCGCGATCTGCTCAACCATGCCTGTATACGCGGTCGCTTTCCGAGCGGTGCGATGATGACGCCGTGGGAGTTCGAGCGCGAAGGCGAAGTCGTGCGGGTCGATCCGGAAGGTCCGTTGACCGTGGGGATTGGCGGCGCCGTCGATCTTGCCGTTGATGCCGCGATTGCCGGCGTCGGCATCGTGGGACTGTTCGAGGACTGGCTGCGGCCCTTTTTCAATAGCGGCGCCCTCGAACCCGTCCTTGAACCCTGGTGGCAGGCCTTCTCCGGGCCGTTTCTCTATTATCCCGGACGGCGCCTCGTGCCGGCGCCGCTGCGCGCATTCATCGATTTCATCAAGGCATCGGCGGACCAGCGCTGA